From the genome of Tachysurus vachellii isolate PV-2020 chromosome 2, HZAU_Pvac_v1, whole genome shotgun sequence, one region includes:
- the plcd3b gene encoding 1-phosphatidylinositol 4,5-bisphosphate phosphodiesterase delta-3-A, with protein MLGSEDKAKAVQRNGATKPNAEQPLKNLGVQDDGDIQTMLQGSTMLKLRSPRWQRKRMLKLQDDGVTVRCESNGTFSKTKTFSVMEVECVRPGCQSETLRRLAGSLPEDHCLTIVFKGGRKSLDLKCESVEEAQHWARGICTLQDRINNMSHTEKLDHWIHSYLRQADLNQDGKMTYEEVQTLLQMINIDLDEQYALRLFKKCDRSADNRLDHSEIELFCRELLRRPELDTVFLEYSSNGRVLTTVDLREFLKDQGEDNTLVHAQSLILTYELNEWARKNQLMTANGFTMYMLSKENIVIDPEHGRVSQDMNRPLSHYFISSSHNTYLTKDQVMSESSAEPYIRALSHGCRCVELDCWDGDQEPVIYHGHTLTSKVPFREVVEAIAEYAFKASPYPLILSLENHCSLEQQAVMAQQLRSILGDKLLTKPLNNHPCDSLPSPEELKGKILVKGKKERVEQESSSSSEFSCSDDESKAEGKVKAKKESKKCTCASSPNVSKQSPELSDLVVYTCSVPFKGFDQAAKKPPNEMSSFSESQALKHIKNSGKAFVRHNSRQLSRIYPSGQRLQSSNYNPQDMWNAGCQIVALNFQTHGEQMDLNQGRFLPNGRCGYVLKPSFLCQPDSEFNPENTGGGPGHNPTLLVIKVISAQQLPKPDTEKLNSIVDPMVWVETHGAPIDNNKKKTHRIDNNGFNPRWDCTFKFLLHVPELVLVRFVVEDHDYTARNEFLGQFTLPFTSMCTGYRHVRLLRADGSSLSPASLFIHIKVMPNYSSPKHGASAIA; from the exons ATGCTGGGCAGCGAGGACAAGGCAAAGGCCGTGCAAAGGAACGGAGCCACTAAACCTAATGCAGAGCAACCTCTAAAGAATTTAG gCGTCCAGGATGATGGAGATATACAGACCATGCTGCAAGGCTCCACCATGTTAAAGCTGCGTTCCCCTCGCTGGCAGAGGAAGCGCATGCTTAAGTTGCAGGACGATGGTGTCACAGTTCGTTGTGAGTCCAATGGTACCTTCAGCAAGACCAAAACCT TCTCGGTAATGGAGGTGGAGTGTGTGCGTCCGGGCTGTCAGTCAGAGACCCTACGCAGGCTGGCTGGCTCTCTCCCAGAAGACCATTGTCTGACCATTGTGTTTAAGGGGGGAAGGAAGAGTTTGGATTTGAAGTGTGAAAGTGTAGAGGAGGCACAGCACTGGGCCCGGGGGATCTGTACCCTACAAGACCGAATCAACAACATGAGTCATACTGAGAAACTCGACCA CTGGATACATAGCTACCTGAGGCAGGCAGATTTAAACCAGGATGGGAAGATGACCTATGAAGAAGTGCAGACACTCCTCCAGATGATCAACATAGACCTTGATGAGCAATACGCCCTTAGATTGTTCAAG aaatgtGACCGCTCAGCAGACAATCGCCTGGACCACAGTGAGATTGAGTTGTTTTGTCGTGAGTTGTTGCGTCGACCCGAGCTAGACACTGTGTTCCTTGAATACTCCTCAAATGGCCGTGTGCTGACCACAGTGGACCTGCGCGAATTTCTAAAAGACCAAGGAGAAGACAACACCCTTGTCCATGCACAGAGTCTCATCCTTACTTATGAACTCAACGAGTGGG CGCGGAAAAACCAACTCATGACAGCCAATGGGTTCACCATGTACATGCTGTCAAAGGAGAACATTGTCATTGATCCAGAGCATGGCAGAGTGTCTCAGGATATGAACCGACCACTTAGTCACTACTTCATTTCGTCTTCCCACAACACCTACCTTACCAAAGACCAGGTCATGAGCGAGAGCAGTGCCGAGCCGTATATCCG AGCTCTTAGTCATGGATGCCGCTGTGTTGAGCTCGATTGTTGGGATGGAGATCAAGAACCGGTGATTTATCATGGCCACACCCTTACTTCCAAAGTACCTTTCAGGGAGGTGGTGGAGGCCATCGCTGAGTATGCATTTAAG GCCTCTCCTTACCCTCTAATTCTGTCTCTGGAGAATCACTGCTCACTGGAACAACAGGCAGTCATGGCCCAGCAGCTGCGCTCTATCCTTGGGGATAAACTGCTCACAAAACCACTTAACAATCACCCTTGTGACAGCCTTCCCTCACCAGAG gaGCTGAAGGGGAAGATTTTGGTGAAGGGGAAGAAGGAACGAGTGGAGCAGGAAAGCTCCAGTTCATCTGAGTTCAGCTGCTCTGATGATGAGAGTAAAGCCGAAGGCAAAGTCAAAgcaaagaaagagagcaagaag TGTACGTGTGCTTCTTCTCCAAATGTGTCTAAGCAGAGTCCAGAGCTCTCTGACCTGGTAGTGTACACTTGCAGTGTTCCTTTTAAAGGCTTCGATCAGGCAGCCAAGAAACCTCCTAATGAAATGTCCTCCTTCTCTGAAAGCCAGGCTCTTAAACATATCAAAAACTCAG GTAAGGCCTTTGTAAGGCATAACAGCCGGCAGCTGAGCAGGATCTACCCATCTGGTCAGCGTCTACAGTCCTCCAACTACAACCCACAGGATATGTGGAACGCCGGCTGCCAGATTG TGGCGTTAAACTTCCAAACACACGGCGAGCAGATGGATCTTAATCAGGGGCGTTTCTTACCCAATGGACGCTGTGGATATGTGCTAAAGCCCAGTTTTTTGTGCCAGCCAGACTCCGAGTTCAATCCTGAAAACACTGGTGGAGGACCTGGACACAACCCCACTCTCCTTGTTATTAAG GTCATCTCAGCACAGCAGCTGCCTAAGCCAGACACAGAGAAACTCAACTCTATTGTGGACCCTATGGTCTGGGTGGAGACTCACGGAGCTCCCATagacaacaacaagaaaaagacCCACCGCATTGACAATAACG GCTTTAACCCCAGGTGGGACTGTACCTTTAAGTTCCTGTTGCATGTGCCAGAGCTGGTCCTAGTTCGCTTTGTAGTGGAGGATCATGACTACACGGCACGAAATGAGTTCCTGGGCCAGTTCACTCTACCATTCACCAGCATGTGCACAG GTTACAGACATGTGCGGCTACTGAGAGCGGACGGTTCAAGCCTCTCTCCAGCCAGCCTCTTCATTCACATCAAGGTCATGCCCAATTATAGCAGCCCCAAACACGGTGCCTCAGCCATAGCCTAG
- the hexim1 gene encoding protein HEXIM1, which produces MELSKDAAAPEAGDRGRHRDDTPSVIAEEQVQRNPPEFCPGLVSGDTYPICRTRKRSDPEPKTGDAAGDEGDVTEKAPSKAQGDRDPRNKSRSGCSSEGAADGRQGKKKHRRRPSKKKRRWKPYFKLTWEEKKELDERESARASRVREEMFAKGLPVAPYNTTQFLMEEHDREEPDLNTERSNRRSFGASRSEDTASEEDFFEPEDDEEEEGEGGEGGESDGMGRAGGAGGEFLQRDFSETYERYHVETLQNMSKQELVREYLELEKSMSRLEEENNWLRHARRNPATPGESAQRVHELERELERLRALNSELLFHCHHTAGHVVNGSAASEPEKGHAEGTDTGTQ; this is translated from the coding sequence ATGGAGCTGAGTAAAGACGCTGCTGCGCCGGAGGCTGGCGACAGGGGGCGCCATAGAGACGACACGCCGAGCGTCATCGCGGAGGAACAAGTGCAGCGAAATCCACCGGAGTTTTGTCCCGGACTCGTCTCCGGAGACACCTACCCCATTTGCCGCACACGGAAGAGGAGCGACCCGGAGCCTAAGACCGGCGACGCTGCCGGTGACGAAGGAGACGTGACTGAAAAGGCGCCCAGTAAAGCGCAGGGCGACCGGGACCCCCGGAATAAGAGCAGGTCCGGCTGCAGTTCCGAGGGCGCAGCGGACGGCCGGCAGGGCAAAAAGAAACACCGGCGGCGGCCGTCCAAGAAGAAGCGACGCTGGAAGCCGTACTTTAAACTGACCtgggaggagaagaaggagctGGACGAGCGGGAGAGCGCGCGAGCGTCGCGGGTCCGAGAGGAGATGTTCGCTAAAGGTCTGCCGGTGGCTCCGTACAACACCACGCAGTTCCTGATGGAGGAGCACGACCGAGAGGAACCCGACCTGAACACGGAGCGCAGCAACCGGAGGTCTTTCGGTGCAAGTCGTTCTGAAGACACGGCAAGCGAAGAAGACTTCTTCGAACCTGAAGATgacgaggaagaggaaggagaagGCGGAGAAGGCGGCGAGAGCGACGGCATGGGCCGAGCTGGGGGCGCAGGGGGAGAGTTCCTGCAGCGGGACTTTTCCGAGACCTATGAACGGTACCACGTAGAGACGCTGCAGAATATGTCTAAACAGGAACTAGTGAGGGAGTACCTGGAACTGGAAAAGAGCATGTCGCGCCTGGAGGAGGAGAACAACTGGTTGCGGCACGCGCGGAGAAATCCGGCGACTCCTGGCGAGAGCGCGCAGCGCGTGCACGAGCTGGAGCGCGAGCTGGAGAGACTGAGAGCGTTGAACAGCGAGCTGCTCTTCCACTGCCACCACACTGCGGGACACGTCGTGAACGGCTCTGCTGCCTCAGAGCCCGAGAAGGGACACGCCGAGGGCACAGACACGGGCACACAGTGA
- the acbd4 gene encoding acyl-CoA-binding domain-containing protein 4, with translation MEIQVAHQPPESEECQKRFQASVDVIQNLPKNGSYRPSYEVMLRFYSLYKQAVCGPCTVSRPGFWDPVGRYKWDAWNRLGDMSRESAMAAYVDEMKKVAQEVVDNMPINEKTASFYHYFEPLYNVIHDLPRPPEALLSLRQDINANQATEKPHMVGAIQEEITQEQNQKVDLEPVLNIMPPSESADLALSDGLVLTSDSESELFCDSVEQLDYIKPVPEPYSEQNLHVNYTPALQVTQLGAGQGGEGGGNGPPPRRWEQGRNRMRHGWRESPGSVPYNSGRRAGQQASGEGGGGYNPDRGSERLHDTQVQEQIILALQRLREDMQSVMERLEVVEGLAAANAQNSQWRQMQLTSQTEVEKWWPFDVSGQTLLLLLIWPFIAQGMIFWIRQRKK, from the exons ATGGAAATCCAAGTAGCACATCAGCCCCCTGAGTCTGAAGAGTGTCAGAAACGCTTTCAGGCTTCTGTGGATGTCATCCAAAACCTGCCCAAAAACG GTTCTTACAGACCTTCATATGAAGTGATGCTGCGCTTCTATAGCCTGTATAAACAGGCAGTGTGTGGACCTTGTACAGTATCTCGCCCGGGCTTCTGGGACCCTGTGGGTCGCTACAAGTG GGATGCCTGGAATCGGCTTGGAGATATGAGCCGTGAGAGTGCCATGGCTGCCTATGTTGATGAGATGAAGAAAGTTGCACAAGAG GTTGTAGACAATATGCCCATAAATGAGAAGACAGCATCTTTTTACCATTATTTTGAACCACTCTACAATGTCATTCATGATCTACCAAGACCACCAGAGGCACTACTGAGTCTGAGACAAG ATATAAATGCAAACCAAGCAACTGAAAAACCACATATGGTTGGTGCTATACAAGAAGAAATAACTCAAGAGCAAAACCAAAAGGTGGATCTTGAGCCTGTCCTTAACATCATGCCTCCGAGTGAAAGTGCAG ACTTGGCTCTGTCGGATGGTCTGGTGTTGACTAGTGACTCTGAGAGCGAACTTTTCTGTGACTCAGTGGAGCAGCTGGACTACATTAAG CCGGTTCCTGAGCCATATAGCGAGCAGAATCTGCACGTGAACTACACACCTGCCCTACAGGTGACCCAGCTAGGTGCTGGGCAGGGTGGAGAGGGGGGTGGGAATGGACCACCACCAAGGAGGTGGGAACAAGGAAGAAACAGAATGAGGCATGGATGGAGGGAATCTCCTG GCAGTGTTCCGTACAACAGCGGTAGACGAGCTGGGCAGCAGGCTTCAggggaaggaggaggaggatacAACCCTGACAGAGGATCTGAAAGACTTCATGACACACAGGTGCAAGAGCAGATAATACTGGCACTACAGAGGCTCAGAGAGGACATGCAGAGCGTGATGGAGCGGCTGGAGGTGGTCGAGGGCTTGGCTGCGGCTAAT GCCCAGAATTCACAGTGGAGACAGATGCAGTTAACATCTCAGACTGAG GTGGAGAAATGGTGGCCATTTGATGTATCTGGCCAAactctgctgctgcttctgatCTGGCCTTTCATCGCTCAGGGAATGATATTCTGGATACGGCAGAGGAAGAAATAA